Proteins from one Podospora pseudoanserina strain CBS 124.78 chromosome 1, whole genome shotgun sequence genomic window:
- a CDS encoding hypothetical protein (COG:S; EggNog:ENOG503PAGJ) translates to MDPDNISLRSKKRLITDSGNISPRTRSKKRPVTDSGNESPHSEPNPQRNPWNTEQDDESSTIVRPPNLRRERYHSVSNRRKEGENSSSGAWSHKAEPPSAPSERAMSDGGGDGEHGGVGRREQDDGASTYTQRLYDHVIGERFTPSRTGHHHRSRTPRPAIVMTGPGGEQEEWRYEEDDRFENVELGGGEGITARLYVYAGLSVVAVVGLAGFLRTYDGQVLPQEFGWSGISFETGVVALVTAMRLCMDAYVGSAISQGAWLWVSESAQMRRKGGEDGRCGAKLEDFGKFDAASRGLRGAIKLIWRLKGRHLGCVGAAIAILGVGFETFSQEMVSFEQQPRHLDNGTLSPAPAPARYVSVFIDKSGCLCRNYLHRASCGDCVNAEIYTKCNKTANTCTYTTGSGTSIVNSMDPGERSIFKVAPTNGTVHKISSTSRAYYSVFDFLSVTQTEETGLLLAGSECALWFCVEGLKIWVEDGKQNQTRVANHSLTSLTMTSAAHGSEHVFINIPPSLNTDNATKYVVTREAMLALRNFMSSITMGTVTTTLNTLDSSSDWVEAMWNATTGDLNQWINTFAASLTNEFRLHGAVTQTTKKRYDGDATQMTPVVKVRWYWLMYPAFMILLSIYFLFHTILACSMAGVRAWKGEVLPLLFCRVDEGLYERGRAGLEIPGGLEKRVAGENVAMYRSAEDGGWGFRTVEHGEWAEEVSLEGEKK, encoded by the exons ATGGACCCCGACAACATATCCCTCCGGTCCAAGAAACGACTAATAACGGATTCGGGCAACATATCCCCCCGGACCCGGTCCAAGAAACGACCAGTAACGGACTCTGGCAACGAATCCCCTCATTCCGAGCCTAATCCCCAGCGGAACCCGTGGAATACCGAACAAGATGACGAATCCTCGACAATTGTCCGGCCGCCGAACCTGAGAAGGGAGAGATATCATTCTGTGTCGAATAGACggaaagaaggggagaaTTCCTCGTCCGGGGCGTGGTCACACAAGGCTGAGCCGCCTTCTGCGCCGTcggagagggcgatgagtgatggtggtggtgatggggagcaTGGAGGTGTTGGGAGAAGGGAGCAGGATGATGGTGCTTCGACTTATACGCAGAGATTGTACGATCATGTTATTGGGGAGAGGTTTACGCCTTCGAGGACggggcatcatcatcggagTCGGACGCCGAGGCCGGCGATTGTCATGACTGGGCCGGGTGGGGAACAAGAGGAGTGGCGTTATGAAGAGGATGATAGGTTTGAGAAtgtggagttggggggaggggaggg tatTACAGCTCGTTTA taTGTTTATGCTGGGTTGAGtgtggttgctgtggtggggCTGGCCGGGTTCTTGAGGACGTATGATGGGCAGGTTTTGCCGCAGGAATTTGGGTGGTCCGGTATAAGCTTTGAGACGGGGGTTGTTGCGTTGGTGACGGCGATGAGATTGTGTATGGATGCGTATGTTGGCTCGGCCATCAGCCAGGGGGcgtggttgtgggtgagtgagagtgcgcagatgaggaggaagggtggggaggatggaagGTGCGGAGCAAAGTTGGAGGATTTTGGGAAGTTTGATGCTGCGAGTAGGGGGTTAAGGGGGGCAATAAAGCTGAtttggaggttgaaggggag GCACCTTGGATGCGTTGGAGCAGCCATTGCCAttcttggggttgggtttgagaCCTTCAGTCAGGAAATGGTCAGCTTTGAACAGCAGCCGAGGCATCTAGACAACGGCACGTTGAGTccggcaccagcaccggctAG ATACGTCTCTGTCTTTATCGACAAAAGCGGCTGTCTATGCCGGAATTATCTCCACAGAG CCAGCTGTGGCGACTGTGTCAATGCCGAGATATACACCAAGTGTAACAAAACAGCCAATACTTGCACCTACACAACTGGCTCTGGGACGTCAATCGTAAATTCGATGGACCCGGGGGAACGAAGCATATTCAAGGTCGCACCAACCAACGGGACCGTCCACAAGATCTCCTCGACTTCCCGGGCTTACTACTCGGTGTTTGACTTTCTCTCTGTAACACAAACAGAAGAGACTGGGTTGCTTCTGGCTGGTTCAGAATGCGCTCTGTGGTTCTGCGTAGAGGGCCTCAAGATCTGGGTAGAGGACGGCAAGCAGAACCAAACCCGCGTTGccaaccactccctcacctcgTTGACAATGACCAGTGCCGCCCATGGGTCAGAGCACGTCTTTATCAACATTCCTCCCAGTCTCAACACAGACAATGCCACAAAATATGTCGTCACGCGCGAGGCCATGCTCGCCTTGCGTAACTTCATGTCGTCCATCACGATGGGCACAGTCACCACGACCCTCAACACGCTTGATTCGTCATCAGACTGGGTAGAAGCCATGTGGAACGCCACCACGGGCGATTTAAATCAGTGGATCAACACCTTTGCCGCCAGCCTGACGAACGAATTCCGGCTTCATGGAGCGGTGACACAGACGACGAAGAAACGATACGATGGAGACGCCACGCAGATGACGCCagtggtgaaggtgaggtggtACTGGCTGATGTACCCTGCCTTTATGATACTACTGAGCATCTACTTTTTGTTTCACACCATTCTGGCGTGTTCGATGGCTGGAGTCAGGGCGTGGAAGGGAGAGGTGCTGCCGCTGTTGTTTTGcagggtggatgaggggttgTACGAACGAGGcagggctgggttggagatTCCAGGcgggttggagaagagggttgCGGGGGAGAATGTGGCAATGTACAGGAGTGCGGAGGATGGCGGGTGGGGGTTTAGGACTGTGGAGCATGGGGAGTGGGCTGAGGAGGTGAGCCTagagggagagaagaagtAG